One Rhizoctonia solani chromosome 2, complete sequence DNA segment encodes these proteins:
- a CDS encoding alpha-amylase has translation MLYRLTSFASTVAAVVAVPASIYSRAPSSSRAVIIQMFEWNWDSIATECTNFIGPAGYGFVQVSPPSEHVVGSQWWTDYQPVSYTLTSKRGNRSQFQKMVATCKNTGVGVITDTLFNHMTGMESGTGVAGSTFTHYNYPGIYQNQDFHHCGLEPGDDIVNYNSRIEVQTCEVFNNLADLATETEYVRSRLAAYANDLLSLGVVGFRLDAAKHIPAGDIANILGRLSSKPYVTQEVIFGSGEPILPSEYTGNGDVQEFRYTSTLRDAFQKGGISGLNGIENRGWIPSNKANVFISNHDTERTDGASLNYKSGSIYTLAHVFMLAYPYGTPTILSSYTFSDNDAGGPSNGVGSCSDSGGANGWQCQHRWAAITGMVKWYNGVTGSVNNWVIGTNQQIAFGRGSSGFVVINNADSSWTKTFTTPLTANTYCDMISGGASGGKCTGSQYTISGGTFTTTIPAKSAVALFTGATVGGASVTVAFRVNAETVYGDNIFLVGSTSQLGAWTPGSSIPMSSASYPVWSTSVDMIGGTSFSYKYIRKTSNSSVVWESDPNRIATAPSSGTSTLNDSWR, from the exons ATGCTGTATCGTCTAACATCCTTTGCATCCACGGTCGCGGCAGTTGTAGCTGTACCGGCCAGTATCTATTCTCGGGCACCCAGCAGCTCTAGAG CTGTAATCATTCAAATGTTTGAGTGGAATTGGGATAGCATAGCAACAGAGTGTACCAACTTCATCGGCCCAGCTGGATATGGTTTCGTTCAA GTCTCTCCGCCTTCGGAACATGTCGTCGGCTCACAGTGGTGGACCGATTACCAACCAGTGTCATACACACTAACCTCCAAGCGGGGTAATAGAAGCCAGTTTCAG AAAATGGTGGCTACATGCAAG AATACCGGAGTTGGGGTGATTACAGACACCCTATTCAACCACATGACCGGCATGGAGAGCGGAACTGGTGTGGCGGGCTCTA CATTCA CCCACTACAACTATCCTGGTATCTATCAGAATCAGGATTTTCATCACTGTGGCCTAGAACCAGGGGATGACATCGTGAATTACAATAGTCGTATTGAAGTTCAGACATGCGAAGTATTCAATAATTTGGCCGA CCTGGCAACTGAGACAGAATATGTCCGCAGTCGACTTGCAGCCTATGCCAACGATCTATTGTCACTGGGTGTAGTAGGATTCCGGCTTGATGCCGCAAAGC ACATTCCTGCTGGCGATATTGCCAACATCCTTGGTCGATTGAGCTCTAAGCCGTATGTCACACAAGAG GTAATATTCGGAAGTGGAGAGCCGATCTTACCGTCAGAGTACACCGGAAACGGTGATGTTCAGGAATTCCGTTATACATCCACGCTCAGAGATGCATTCCAGAAAGGTGGCATTTCAGGATTGAATGGAATTGAGAATCGAG GGTGGATTCCTTCCAACAAAGCCAATGTATTTATCTCAAACCACGACACCGAGCGGACAGATGGTGCTTCGCTCAACTACAAGTCGGGATCTATATATACACTTGCACACGTCTTCATGCT TGCCTACCCATATGGAACTCCGACTATCTTATCATCCTACACATTCTCGGACAACGATGCGGGCGGCCCATCAAACGGAGTTGGCTCTTGCTCTGATTCTGGGGGTGCGAATGGTTGGCAATGCCAGCACCGGTGGGCTGCCATCACTGGAATGGTCAAGTGGTACAATGGAGTGACTGGAAGTGTCAATAATTGGGTTATTGGCACCAATCAACAAATAGCCTTTGGACGTG GATCGAGCGGATTCGTAGTAATCAACAATGCCGATTCGTCCTGGACAAAGACATTCACTACACCCCTCACCGCAAATACTTACTGTGATATGATTTCTGGAGGGGCGAGTGGTGGCAAATGTACGGGATCGCA ATATACGATTTCAGGTGGAACATTCACTACTACTATTCCCGCAAAATCTGCAGTTGCACTTTTCACCGGGGCTACCGTGGGTGGAGCTTCCGTGACGGTAGCTTTCCGAGTGAACGCGGAGACGGTTTATGGTGAT AATATTTTCTTGGTCGGAAGTACCTCACAGCTTGGCGCTTGGACACCCGGTAGCTCA ATCCCCATGTCCTCGGCCTCCTATCCTGTATGGTCTACGAGTGTGGATATGATAGGAGGAACCTCTTTCTCCTACAAGTATATTCGTAAAACCTCGAACAGCTCG GTGGTGTGGGAATCAGATCCCAACCGTATTGCTACTGCCCCTTCTTCTGGCACTTCAACGCTTAATGACTCATGGAGGTAA